The DNA sequence CTACATTTAAGTAAATTATGAGAACTTATGTTCAGTTTCAGTCGATCGCCCCGCAACTAAAACCACATATGCTATATCATAAAAAGAACAGCCAGCAGCTCACAGCAGTTGGTGGATTAAAGAACGGCTGAAATTAGACAATATAAAAGTGGGAAATATAAATTTATATTTCCGGGAACTAACTTGGGTGAAGTGTTTCTTGAACCAACATAAAATATCTAGGACAACATAAATATCAGTGATTTGGGCAACATGTTGgtgcagtatttagcactgctgcctaacgccgccgaggtcccaggtttgaccccgaccctgggtcactgtccgtgtggagtttgcacattctccccgtgtttacatgggttttgatcccacaacccaaagatgtgcaggtaggtggattggacacgctaaattgtccttttcacagtaacttcattgcggtgttaatgtaagcctacttgtgacaataaagattattattaattggggaaaaatggattgggtactctaaatttattttttttaaatatcagtGACTTTGCATGTAACCCGCTTAAATTTTTCTAACCTTTTGTGCTTGGCTGATCAATCCGACCAGATTTTGCTGATTTAATCAGTGGAAACAAGTGGAAACTCAGTTCCAAAAATGTTAAATCTAAGTTCCCATCAATCTGTATATACCTTAAATTGTTCATGCTCTCTGATTAAGCTGATCTGATTTGGAATTTATTCACCAAGAACGCAGCTCTTCGAGGCCTGTGAAATTCAAATAGGACAAACCAGGGAATATAATCACAAATATGACTgagctatcttggtttccaggctgGAGTGTAAACCCTGGACTATCATAGCCAAGTGGCCATAAATTGGACATCCCAAATGTATTTGATAATCTCATCTACTCACCTGCAGCGAAGAACCTGCCACCAGAACGGCATCTGACTCAGCCACACGCTCATAAATAAAATTCACTTTCTCCTTGTTCACTATGTCTCCAAATAAGGTGACATCAGGTTTCAGGGTACCTCCACAACTCTCACAGGAGGGAACGCAAAAATTTTTAACTTGTTCATCGGTCAGGAAAACATCTCCATCTGGAGCTATTCCATGTGCTTCCTCAGCCCAGCCGGGATTCAGAGCTGTGAATTTGTCCTGAAGGTACCTCCTCGGTGTTACATCTCCACACCCAAGACAGATTACCCTGTGAGTGCAGCCATGAAGCTCCGTCAGGCGCTGACTTCCTGCCTTTGAGTGCAAAGCATCCACATTTTGAGTTACCAGCCAGTGCAGCTTTCCCAAGTTCTCCCATTTGCTCAAAACATCATGTGCCACATTTGGCTGGTGACAACAAAACAGTGGCCAACCAACATAATTACGTGCCCAGTACCTCTGCCTGCCCTTGGCACTGTGGATGAACTCAGAGTGCTGGATGGGGCGTATTGCTGTCCGAGCGTAGAGCCCCACACCTTCAGATCGATAATCCGGAATACCAGACTCTGTGGACATCCCTGCTCCGGTCAGCACAAACAGCTTCTTGGATCGAAGCACAAAATCCTGAAGTTCCTCCAATTTGATGGAGTCCAATGGACGGCTCGAAGGAACAAATGCCAAATTGGAAGCAGTGACTGAACTGTAGTTCCTGCAGGTTTGCTTCAATAACAGGCATTTCTCAGCAACTACAAATATAGACAGCAATCGCATCTAGGAATAAACACAATGAAATAATCGTCTCTATAAcatgattgatgcactatcaattatgacgagacgcgagtagagagtaatcgagactttattaagcTGAaaagtgttgcctcctgcagctgctgccgaaatggctgcagctcggtgagcacacacatttatactctgcctactgggcggagccagcaggcagggatttatcgCCGCACCTGTAgtgcaggagccttaccgtattacctctcatatacgtattatacaaacagtggtgactaccacattcaccccctgttaaaaaaagagtccagcgggggtggtggaaaactatttacatggtatgtgagcattttcaaaaactatttacatggtatgtgagcatttttaaagagtacagtttggtgaaagttcacaaatttagccggtcgggtgccttgatcctctgttATGAGCGccgcagccccggtggtgatgcaggcactggcttggtcacctgtgactccgggagcgtgtagtcctcatcctcatccccgggtggaaccaatgggaggacggatcatcctggagcgggggctgtggtgaggtgcgctggggcaattggagggggggttggggaaccagctggtgccaggtctctgagggagactgtgtcttggcagccgttggggtatgccacataggcgtactgcgggtttgcatgtagcagttgtaccctttcgaccaacaggtccaccttgtggagccgcacgtgcttgcggaagaGGACGGTTCCTGGGgcggccagccacgttgggagtgaaaccccggaggtggacttcctcgggaaggcaaggagacgttcatgggggatttaaatagtcgcagtgcaaagtagcgattggatggagtggagtgcatcggggaggacttcctgccagcgggagactgggagagttttagaccgtagggccagcaggacggctttccagaccgcctctccacctgcccgtttccccgggggctgtagctggtcgtcctgctcgaggcaatgcccttgctcagcaggaactgacgcagctcatcacttaaaaaggaggatccccggtcactgtggacataagcggggaaaccaaacagagtgaagatgctattgagggctttgatgactgtggcagacatcatatcggggcatgggatggtgaaggggaatctggagtattcatccaccacgttcaggaagtacatgtttcggttggaggaggggaggggccctttgaaatccatgctgaggcgttcaaagggacgggaggccttcaccaggtgcgctcgatctggccggtagaagtgcggtatgcactccgcgcagacctggcagtctttggtgaccgtcctgacttccgcaatggagtagggtaggttgcgggcctttatgaagtgaaagaactgggtgacccctgggtgacagagaccatcgtgcagggcccggagtcggtccacttgtgcgctggcacatgtacctcgggatagggcatcaagggggctcgttgagcttaccggggcgatacaaaatctcgtaattataggtggagagctcgatcctccacctcaagattttatcatttttgatcttgccccgcagcgtattattgaacatgaaggcaaccgaccgttggtcagtgaggagagtgaaactcctgcctgccaggtaatggcTCCAATGGCGCActgcttcaacaatggcttgggcctcgttttcgacagaggagtgccgaatttcggaggcatggagtatgcgggaaaagaatgccactgatctgcctgcctggttgagggtggcggccagagcgacgtctaatgcatcgctctcgacttgaaaggggagggtctcgtcgacctcgtgcatcacggccttgccgatgtcggccttgatacggttgaaggcctggtgggcctcagccgtcagggggaaaactgtggagtggatgagtgggcaggccttgtccgcatagttagggacccactgggcgtagtatgagaagaaccccaggcatcgtttgagggc is a window from the Scyliorhinus torazame isolate Kashiwa2021f chromosome 1, sScyTor2.1, whole genome shotgun sequence genome containing:
- the sirt4 gene encoding NAD-dependent protein lipoamidase sirtuin-4, mitochondrial, translated to MRLLSIFVVAEKCLLLKQTCRNYSSVTASNLAFVPSSRPLDSIKLEELQDFVLRSKKLFVLTGAGMSTESGIPDYRSEGVGLYARTAIRPIQHSEFIHSAKGRQRYWARNYVGWPLFCCHQPNVAHDVLSKWENLGKLHWLVTQNVDALHSKAGSQRLTELHGCTHRVICLGCGDVTPRRYLQDKFTALNPGWAEEAHGIAPDGDVFLTDEQVKNFCVPSCESCGGTLKPDVTLFGDIVNKEKVNFIYERVAESDAVLVAGSSLQVYSGYRFIIAAYEKKIPIALLNIGDTRADRQATLKINARCGEVLSCILHL